A genomic segment from Actinoplanes sichuanensis encodes:
- a CDS encoding S8 family serine peptidase, which produces MRYRTLTVAAALTAASLTGVTPAEAAATSTTVTIGLRTGASAAGTVAALDADPTVRVLDSDVSPQLDAVTVNVTGDVATALAGRPEVSYVEPVPVARVTRTPDDPLQSQQWGNLVTEGTAAWDVTTGSADVTVAVLDTGVTAVSELAGRVLPGYDFVNDDADPADDNGHGTMAASVIAAAGDNGAGLAGLCWTCRILPVKVMDASGSGGHDLIAKGVVYAVDQGADVINMSLGGPGASQILSDAVDYAAERGVLVIASAGNDGVTTRSYPAAYPSVVAVAGSTAADARQDWSNYGSDWVDVAAPGVNVAQGRDGAYYWFSGTSSAAPMVAGVAALGLAARPSATAAQLRTAIETTADPVGSWVDRGRVNASGTVHALLPPDVTAPAVGWSSPSASSTPRRGKMGVTASATDTSGIACVELLRAGRVVATDTTAPWTFTFDSAGLDGTHTLTLRATDRAGNTRTANRTFLFDNTAPTISKVKITRSSRTVTITPSIRDNIGLHQVKAVITAGSKKITQASAKSPWTLKWKPGTRHGTNPLTLTVTDRAGNTKTFKSKIKT; this is translated from the coding sequence ATGCGGTATCGAACCCTGACGGTCGCGGCGGCTCTGACCGCGGCCTCCCTGACCGGCGTCACCCCCGCCGAAGCAGCCGCGACGAGCACGACCGTGACCATCGGCCTGCGGACCGGTGCGTCCGCCGCCGGCACGGTCGCGGCCCTCGACGCGGACCCGACGGTCCGGGTCCTGGACAGCGATGTGTCCCCGCAACTGGACGCGGTCACGGTGAACGTCACCGGCGATGTGGCCACGGCACTGGCCGGTCGTCCGGAGGTGAGCTATGTGGAACCGGTGCCGGTGGCGCGGGTCACCCGTACCCCGGATGATCCGCTGCAATCGCAGCAGTGGGGCAACCTGGTGACCGAAGGCACCGCGGCCTGGGATGTCACGACCGGGTCGGCCGATGTCACCGTGGCGGTCCTCGATACGGGCGTCACCGCGGTCAGCGAACTCGCGGGCCGGGTGCTGCCCGGATACGACTTCGTCAACGACGACGCCGACCCGGCCGACGACAACGGGCACGGCACGATGGCCGCCTCGGTGATCGCGGCGGCCGGCGACAACGGCGCGGGCCTCGCCGGTCTCTGCTGGACCTGCCGGATCCTGCCGGTCAAGGTGATGGACGCGAGCGGCTCGGGCGGGCACGACCTCATCGCGAAGGGCGTCGTCTACGCCGTCGACCAGGGCGCCGACGTGATCAACATGTCGCTCGGCGGGCCCGGGGCGTCGCAGATCCTGTCCGACGCGGTCGACTACGCGGCCGAGCGCGGGGTGCTCGTGATCGCGTCGGCCGGGAACGACGGAGTGACCACCCGGTCGTATCCGGCGGCCTATCCGAGCGTCGTCGCGGTCGCCGGATCCACCGCTGCCGACGCCCGGCAGGACTGGTCCAACTACGGTTCCGACTGGGTCGACGTGGCCGCGCCGGGGGTCAACGTGGCGCAGGGGCGGGACGGCGCCTACTACTGGTTCTCCGGCACCTCGTCGGCCGCGCCGATGGTCGCCGGGGTGGCCGCGCTCGGTCTCGCGGCGCGTCCCTCGGCGACCGCGGCGCAGTTACGGACGGCGATCGAGACGACCGCGGATCCGGTCGGCTCGTGGGTGGACAGGGGGCGGGTCAACGCTTCCGGCACGGTGCACGCCCTGCTCCCACCCGATGTCACCGCGCCCGCGGTGGGCTGGTCATCACCCTCCGCGAGCAGCACCCCGCGTCGCGGGAAGATGGGCGTCACCGCCTCCGCCACCGATACGTCAGGAATCGCCTGCGTCGAACTGCTCCGCGCCGGGCGCGTCGTCGCCACCGACACGACGGCGCCGTGGACGTTCACCTTTGACAGTGCCGGCCTCGACGGAACGCACACGCTGACGCTGCGCGCGACGGACCGGGCCGGCAACACCCGAACCGCGAACCGGACGTTCCTCTTCGACAACACCGCCCCGACGATCTCGAAAGTCAAGATCACCCGCTCCTCGCGGACCGTGACGATCACCCCGTCGATCCGGGACAACATCGGTCTCCACCAGGTGAAAGCGGTGATCACGGCCGGTTCCAAGAAGATCACCCAGGCGTCCGCGAAGTCCCCGTGGACCCTGAAATGGAAGCCCGGCACCCGCCACGGAACCAACCCGCTGACCCTCACCGTCACCGACCGCGCCGGAAACACCAAGACCTTCAAATCCAAGATCAAGACCTGA
- a CDS encoding DUF998 domain-containing protein, which produces MKALAGLGVLGVLVSLGLYASLHVLPPSAELDWTRRTISQYALMPDGWVFDAATLLLAAGSAAILVALQRTGRLTRAALTVLALWVVGLVGVVWFEKHNWQAGPSSSGTVHRAASVVAFLSLPIGALLAAGRKAGAARWVAAGGVVSLLCLTPILWAVLAEPWTGERWWRAIPLGTVERLLGLAEVVTVLLLAWWAVRSEKVRGSVPVMSD; this is translated from the coding sequence ATGAAAGCCCTCGCCGGCCTCGGTGTCCTCGGTGTCCTCGTCTCGCTCGGCCTGTACGCGTCGCTGCACGTGCTGCCGCCCTCGGCCGAACTGGACTGGACCCGCCGCACCATCAGCCAGTACGCGCTGATGCCGGACGGCTGGGTGTTCGACGCCGCGACCCTGCTGCTGGCGGCCGGCTCGGCGGCGATCCTGGTGGCTCTCCAACGGACCGGCCGGCTGACCCGGGCCGCACTGACGGTGCTCGCCCTGTGGGTGGTCGGCCTGGTCGGGGTGGTCTGGTTCGAGAAACACAACTGGCAGGCCGGCCCGTCGTCGAGCGGCACCGTGCACCGGGCGGCGAGCGTGGTCGCGTTCCTCAGCCTGCCGATCGGCGCGTTACTGGCCGCGGGGCGCAAAGCCGGGGCGGCTCGCTGGGTGGCCGCCGGCGGGGTGGTGTCGCTGCTCTGCCTCACGCCGATCCTGTGGGCGGTGCTGGCCGAGCCGTGGACCGGGGAGCGCTGGTGGCGGGCCATTCCGCTGGGCACCGTGGAGCGGCTGCTCGGCCTGGCCGAGGTGGTCACGGTGCTGTTGCTGGCCTGGTGGGCGGTCCGCTCCGAGAAGGTTCGGGGGAGCGTGCCGGTAATGTCCGACTGA